The Molothrus ater isolate BHLD 08-10-18 breed brown headed cowbird chromosome 33, BPBGC_Mater_1.1, whole genome shotgun sequence sequence CCCCCTCGCACCTTCTTCCAGAGACTGGGACTGAACCCCTCCCCAGCTCGGGGGGGTGTGCAGTGGGGGCGGAGTGGGGGGCGGGAAAGCTGCCCAGAGTAAGCGCAGGTGCGAGCAAATCCCCTGTGTCTTTGTCGGGTATTTTGCACCTTAAAATCACCGCGTTACCCATTCACTAGGACGGATTGCGACAGTGGGGGGGTCTCTGGTGGTCCCGGTGCACGATGGGGGGGGGGTCAATGCTCGAGGGGGGTCCCAGTGCTCGGTGACGGCACTGATTGatgggtgggggggggggggtctctggTGGTCTCAGTGAACAAGGAGGGGGGAGGGGAAACTCGAGGGTCCTGATGCCTGAGGGGGAGGGGTCCCAGTGCACGAGGACggtgaattttggggttcccGGTGCTCAGGGGGGTCCCAGTGGGTGCCCAAGGGTGGCGTGTGACACAGAGAGAGACCCCGGTGACACCAGGGACCTGTGTATGGGGGCTGGGCCAGTCCTGGTGACACTCGGGGGGCTCTTGGTGGCACAAGGACCCCCCCAGGTTCTCCTGCATGAGGTCCTGGTGACAGGAGAAGCTGGTGGCACTTGAGGAACTGGTGGCAGTTTAGGGGCTCTTGGTGACACAAGGCACTGGTGGCACTCGAGGGGCTCTTGGTGACACGCAGTGCTGTGGCACTCAAGAAGCTGGTGGCACTCGACTGTCCACAAGTCTCTCCAGTGACATCACTGCACCAATGACATCACAGTGGTGACATCACTGTCCCTGTAGCAGCCTTGGGATGTCCTTGATGGCTTTTCGGCACCGCTTGGCCACTGCACGGCTGACAGGGCCACCCAGGCCACCGGGGCCACCTGGGCCAGCATAGGGACTCAAGAGGAGATTGTGGATATCCCACAGTGTCGGCAGCAGGTGATGCGAGGCCAGGCGGGTGCTGGCCTCCCACAGCCGCTCAAACTCAGCCACATCGGCCACCAAGGCCTCAAGGACATTGGGGAACATCTCTGTCCACTTCAGGGTGTCCTCAATCTCCTCGAGCTGGCACTGCATGTCCCAGGTGAACTCCATGGCTTTGTCACACGCGTCCATCAAACGCTTCAGCGGCCCCAGGGCCACCACTGCCCAATGTCCCCTCCAGGTAGCTGCCCTCACCTGGCTGGTGGCCACCACAGCCTCATCCATGGCCTCGCTGGTGGGTTCCTCTTCCTCACTGGTGGCCGCTGCCACCTGAGCATCATGCGTGGCCCCTGCAGAGTCCTCTTCGACCCTGTCCAGGGTCACCGGCAGCCACCAGGGTGTGGCCACCAGGTTGTCCCCAGGTCTCTCCCTGAAGGTGGCCTTTAACCACATGTGCTTGGCCCAGGAGGGGGTCGCGTCCCAGCTGGTCTTGCACAGCTCATCAGCCTCCTCGTGCAGCTGGTCCCATCTCTCCCTGAGCGCGGCCACCAACTCCCGCCAGGCCTTGGCCGTGGCTCTCACATCGGCCCAGGTGGTCCCAAGGGTGGCCCCGAGGGCAGCCAGGGCCtggcccagggaggggacaccgcGGTGGCCCAGGGAGGTGACATCGCCGTGGTCCAGGGTCTCACGGAGGCTCTGGGTGAATCTCCTCAGGGCGGCGTGCAGGAACTTTGGAGACACGCGCTGCCGCACATCCCTGTGTGACCCGGTCACTGCAGCCGCCACCTTGCCCAGGGTGGCCACCACGGCTACCAGCGCCttcagcagctggggaggggacaggggaggtgTCAGGGACCTCGAGGCACTTGTGGCTGCCTGCAGTGGCCCCTGTGCCCTCCCGGGGTCCGCTATGCTCCTTTGTCACCCCCTCGTCCCCTCTTCCCCCCCCCGACACACCCTGTGTGCCCCCATCCCCCACCGCCCCCTCTCCCCACCGTGtccttctttcccctcctcccttccccccgCCCCCGTCGCACCTTTTGGTTCTCCATGCTCATTGGGGAGCCGGCGGGGACGCTCCGGTGGCGAAGGAGCCCCGGAGAGGCGCCGGTCCCGGCCCAGAACCGGCCCAGGGAAAGGCGCTGGCGGAAATGCCCGAGCGGGATCGGGAGGCGCCGAAAAGGTGCCAAGTGGAGCGCCAGGCGGGGCGGGGCCATGTCGAGTGACGTCACCGCCCCTCCCCCCACCTGTACCGCCCTAATCAATGGGAAGCACCAGATTGGATTTGGGAGCTTTTTAGGCTGAATCCCAGTGGATTTAGGCTCCCTCCCGCCATTTCCAGGCAGATTAATTCCGCCGTTCCCGGCTGGATTTATGAGGGAACGCGGAGCGCTCTGAGGAGCGGGCGGAACTGCCCTCAACCAAGATGGCGGCGCTGCTTCCCTCGCGAGACCTCTGGCGAGAAGCGGGGTGGGGGCGGttgggagggggtttgggggggaaCCCTGAGGGAATATGAGTGGTCCTGAGGGGATGTGGGGGGTCCTGAGGGAGAATTGGAGGTCGTGAAGGCGAACTGAGGGTCCTGATGGGTTCTGGGGGCTCCTGAGGGAGAATGGGGGATCCTAAGGAGATCTAGGGCGTTCTGAGGGGATGTGGAGAATcctgagggggtttggggatcCTGAGGGAACGTCAGAGGGTTTAGGGGATcctgaggggatttggggggtcctgagggAGAACTGGGGGCGCTCAGGGGTtgtgaggggatttggggttcgTGAGGGAGAACTGGGGGTTCTGAGAGAGAATTGGGGGTATCTGAGTGGATCTGAGGGCGTCTTGAGGGGATTTGTgggtgattttgggggattCTGAGGGAGTTTCGGGGGTTGTGAGAAGATTTGGGGGTCATGAGGGGATGTGAGAGAATATGAGGGCGCTGAGGGGATgtgagggggtttggggggatcTGAGGGAGAATTGGGGGGTCCGGAAGGGGTTTGAGGTGGATTTTGTGGGGTTCGGAGGGTGAATTGAGGGTCCTGAGGGGATCTGGGAGGGGTCTTGAGGGGctttgggtggattttgggtgGTTGTGAGGGAGAATTGGGGCTCCTGAGGGGGTTTGGGACCCTGACAggattgggggggggggggggcttgAGAGGGATTTGGGCGGGTCCTGAGGGATAATTGGAGTCgtgaggggatttgggggggaatTTGAGGGAGTCCTGGGGGATTTTGGAGGGTTCTTGActggatttgggggtttgttactgaatttttgggggtttggcTGATTTTGGGGGTGCTCGACCAggtttggggtgattttggggggatttgggatcatttTGGAGTCCCTGACTGGATTCTGGGGGATTTGCAGTAATTTCAGGGTATTTTTGGGTAGTTTCTGACCAGAGTTTTGGGAGATTCAGGGTAATTTCATGGTCCCTGACGATTTCGGGGGTCCTGAGTGGATTTTGGGTATTTTGGTGTAATTTTGGGGTCCCTGACCATTATATGTGTGTCActgatgggatttgggggtggaATTTTGGAGTATTTGGGATAATTTCAGGGTCCCTGATGGAATTTTGGGGGTCctgatgggatttgggggtgatTTAGTGCAATTTCAGGGCCCCTGATGGGATTTCAGGGGTTCTTTATCatattttggggggtttgggtgCAATTTCAGGGCCCCTGATAGGATTTCAGGGAGTCTGTGACTggattttggggtaattttggggtAATTTCAGGGTCCCTctttggattttggggtgatttgggaTAATTTCGGGGTCCCTGATTGGATTTTGGTGTGATTTGGGATAATTTCGGGGTCCCTGATTGGATTTTGGTGTGATTTGGGGTAATTTTGGAGGGGTTTCTGATGGTATTTTGGGGTCCCTGATGGGATTTCAGGGTATTTTGGTGCAATTTTGGGGGTGATCTGGGGTAATTTCAGGATCTGTCATGATATTTGGATGtaattttggggtattttggtgtatcttggtttgaacagacaggtgtgtgctgaggaaggcaggagaccCCcgaaatggaaaatgtgaaccctccctctgaattgttttaaatttgaaattaaaaggctctcaggcaaagatatgggagcaggaataagaGTTCTTTAtttgggaaataaaataaagtaattaaaattaaaataaacatagaaataaaataagaataaaaatagcaataagaataaaaataaaatcataaataaaaataaaataataaaaataaaaatagaaataataataagataaaaataaaattaagaataaaagtaaataaaatatagaatattaaaaataatataacaaagattaaaaaaagagaaataaaaataggatttaaataaaatccaaaattaaaataatacataatCTAAAGATagaaatcaaaatataaataagataaaaatcaaattaaaaaaaaaataaaataataaaaattaaaaagaatagaaataatataaaaacaaaataataataatatataaagaagaattaaaataataaaaataaagtcaataatcaaaataacaataatgaaaaaaagacaaaaataaaaataaagtaagaagaaagctgtttttctgggaatgcagtggcaaaggcagctgtggtgttCCAACCTCAGAGTCTAtgcaggtaggaatgcttggctcctccccctgggcggagcatctcccaaCGGGATGATGTCATCCCGTCAGCCATGCAGTGCTgctcaatggcccattaacagcaGAGAATTAATATTAATAGCCCACGAACAGCAGGTAATCAATAATTAATGACCCAttagcagcagataattattaattaatggCCCTGTCCTAGGTTCCAATATCAAATGTATTCTATCCCCATCCCCAAGAGCTGTTGACACCAGGAGGGGCATTGGTTTATGGTTTTTCCTGATCTCCTGTTAATGAACCTGctgtcattatagtgcaagagttCTGTTGTCATTACactgcaagggttccatatCGCTGgagttttgtacctccttgatgtttcttgtaggcagctcctccaggcactgactcttccttgtcctcgcagcagccaactgactccagttcccctcaaccaaccaatctACTTTCTATAACgctcttcttattggctacagctgcagcctgtaaacatcaggcctgctcctaatctttagtaattggctcagctgcaactcttttgggggtaagattactttctctattacctttatttacttatattctatccccctacatgAACCCATCAATTCCatgcactgagcagcagctctcattTAAAACCTCACGGATTGCTCCCAGCTTCCCCAACCTTCCAATCTGACACCGAAAAAGACATTACTGTGAAATCTTTCCAGGTCACACACAAATTGTAGTTTCCTGTTTGACAGCTGAGAACAACTTATCCTGCACTGTTACTACGTAAACACAATATTGATTTTCAGAGCAAATCAGAGCAGATGAGCAAGTGAAGcaggatgaaaggaaaaaaataattatcaaaacagcagcaatgttttccaaaataaaactaaaatcaTCCAGCTCTTCTACTCACTAATTTTTCAGAGACAGCTGCAAAGGAAGCTCTTAGTGAGGCTTAATTAATTGAAATCATGACTCAGAGATAactccctccaggagccatttTTGTTTAATGGACAATCAAGGAGCAATCATGGCTCAGAACCATATCAgcccattgggagatgctctgcccagggggaggagctcagcatccccacctggatataatctgggcTTTGAGACAGAACAGGCAGCCCTTACCACTGGTTTCCAGGGGACAAGAACTACCGGATCCTTTCTATGGGATCACCACTTCAACAAGACCATTTCATCTGGACTGCTACCACCACCCTAACTAGCAGGGTGTCAGGatgtgttctgactctgtcagtggttttattttgtattgttgcatgtattttgggtttttcccttttcctaataGATTGTgtttctgacttggagtctctcactggttttgctttcaaatcaGAATATAATTTTGGTGCCCAATGTAGAACAGCAAGGTCTTTGCTCAAGGACCTGGTTACACTGGGTGGGTAAAGCAGAAGGACGGGGAAACCCGTTGTGTACCACAAGGAGACCTAATTTTAGCTGAGATCTGTGTGTGAAGtttcattctgtattttaaacatatatatgtgtaaGAGGGTATTGGTTGTATTGATTTGGGTACAGATGGTAATAGAATAAGGGGTGGATTATGTCCTAGGTTACAACATAAAGATGTATTCTATTCTCATCCTCAAGAGCTGTTTAAACCAGGAGGGgcattgttttttccttatctcctcTTAATGGGCCCATCAATGCCTTGCCACATGACTCAGAGATGACTCCCTCCAGGAGCCACTTCTGTTTAATGGGCAATCAAGGAGCAATCATGGCTCAGAACCATATCAGCTCATTGTGAGATGCCCCACCCAGGGAGAGGAGCTAAGTACCCCCACCTGAATATAATCTGGGCTTTGGCACAGAACAGGCAGCCTTACCCACTGGTTTCCAGAGAAGAAGTGCTACCAGATCTTTTCTAAAGGACCATCACTTCAACGAAACCATTTCATCTGGACTGCTACCACTGCCCTAACTAGCAGgatgtcaggttgtgttctgactctgtcagtggtttTATATTATActattgcatgtattttgggtttttcccccttttcctaataaattgtatttctgacatggagtctctcactggttttgctttcaaaccagaacatAATTTTGGCGCCCAATGTGAGGCACAAAGGTTTTTGCTCAAGGACCTGGTTACACTTGGTGGGTAATGCAGAAGAATGGGGAAACCCCTTGTGTACGACAAAGAGACCTAATTTTAAGTGAGAACTGTGTAGTAAAGCCTCTGTTCTGGCCTTATCATCAAGCAGTGCAAGATAGCTCGGGAGCTCAGTCCCCAGAGAGATTGCGTGCCCAAAAGCTAAGCTAGCTCAGGCCGATGCCACGGGCCAACCCCCATAGCAAGCTCAGTAGTgatcagctctatagtgatcGCAAGCtcttaggatttcagctcttgctTGCCAGGTAAATTTGCCCTTggtggaggctgcagcagatggagagagaggaggagaggtgCTGGTGGTTCCACAGAGATGGCTTTATTGGGGGAGTCTGTGAAGGGTCCCAGCgacagctcttcttctgtcAAATGGGCTAAAGTAGGCCCCTTTTATAGGGTTTGGAGGGATCCAGATTTGACCAATAGTAAGGGTTAAGTGACATAGcctatagggttacagagataagctGTGGGGTGGGGGTCAGAGAGACAGGGACTTCTGTTGCTGtctcagcattcctattgttcagATTCTCCATGGAGCTTTCCTAAGTCCATGGGGTTTACTACACCAGTCCAAAGTTGATCCCAGTCCTGATTTGATCCCAGTCCATAGTTGATCTTAGTCCATAGTTGATCTTAGTCCATAGTTGATCCCAGTCCATTTTTTGTCCCAATTCATATTTGATCCCAGTCCCTATTTGACCCCGGTCTATATAATCTCAGTCCAGTTTATCTCAGTCAGGATGATCCCAGTACATATTTGATCCCAGCCCCTATTTAATCCCAGTCCATATTTCATCCCAGTCCACATTTGATCCCAGTCCATATTTGATCCGAGTCTAAATAATCTCAGTCCAGTTTATCTCAATCTGTACAATCCCAGTCAATATTTGATCCCAGTCCATGTTTGATCTGAGTTCCTATCTGATCCCAGTCCATATTTGATCCCAGTGAATATTTGATCCCAGTCTCTATTTGATCCCACTCTGTAGGATCCCAGTCCCTGTTTGATCCTAGTCTGTATTTGATCCCAACCCCTATTTGATCCCAGTCCATATTTGATCCCAGTCCGTATTGCCCTGCACACATTCCAAAAGTCTGGaattccagctcccagccaggaaaagaTGTTCCCGCCTGTGAAGGCAAATGGAGCAAAATCCTACAGAGACATTTCCCTGCCAGCCTTCAGGACTTCAGCTCCTGGGACtgggaattaaaataaaaattgggaaataaaataataaataatcagGGGAGGgtctgtggggacagaggggtcaATTAAATCAGGGCAGGGTCAATTAAATCAGGGGAGGGAACAATTAAAAGAGGGAAAGGGTCAATTAAATCAGGAGAAGGGTCAATTAAATCAGGGCAGGGGTCAATTAAATCAGGGGAAGGGTCAATTAAATCAGGGCAGGGGTCAATTAAATCAGGGGAAGATCTCTGGTGGCAGAGGGGTCAATTAAAAGAGGGCAGAGGTCAATTAAATCAGGGATGGGGTCAATTAAATCAGGGGAGGGTCTTTGGTGGTCACTGGGGTAAAAAATCAAAGGAGGGTATTTGGTGGTCCCTGAGGCAATTAAATATAGGGAGGGTCTCTGGTGGTGCCTGGGTCAATTAAATCAGGAGAGGGTCTCTGGTGGTCCATGGGTCAAGGGAGACACtgagagagaaacaaaacaggcaaagagaggcaggagagaaaaggggaCACAAAGACAATGAGCTGAGAAGGCGGCACTCTGCAAACAGAACTGCAACAGACTGAACATGAACGGGAAAGAAATCAGTAAGTCTGAGAGTTTTATTTGCTATCAAATACATCccacacacccagccccacacaATCCTTATCCCACCACTCTAATTGAGATCCCATGACTCTAAATCACATCCCAACCCCATCTCAGCCTGGTGGCTGAGGAATCGAGTGAGTTTGGCATGGGATTGAGTTTTTTGAGGTGGGTTTGAGACCTTTTGGGGTAAGATTGAGCTGTTTTCAGTGGGATTTGAGGTGACAAATCCATCCCCCTTGGCTTTTGGACTgcagaaagagggagaggataaaaaaattaatgcaaaacgAAAAGTAGAAGCAGCCAGGTGTGCTCCCAACATGGATCACAGGGAATGTGAGtgaccagggctgtgcccaaagTGCCTCCTCCAgtgggggatggagctggagcagcgcaCGAAGCTCTGCCCGCACTCGGGGCACTCGACAGGGATTCCCTTACCGGAGCCTCCTTTGGTGTCGGGtcaagtgagagctgctggagaagctcttcccacactggggacactcgtagggcctctcccctgtGTGGATGCGCCGGTGATTGACAAGGGTGGAGTTGTGCTTGAATCCCTTACCGCAGTCAGGGCAttggaagggcctctcctctgtgtgaatCCAATAGTGCTGGAGGAGACAGGATAAATGGGATatactgggatgaactgggatggTGCTGAGGATGGCTAGGATCATACTGGCAGTGAGTGCCACTACACTGAGGCTCACTGGGAGTGCTTGTGAGCAAATGGGATCATACTGGAAGGAACTGGAAAGATGCTGGAGATAACTGGGGTAcactgggatatactgggagtgactggaAGGAAAGTGAGGGTGAAAGAGAGCAACTGGAACCATGTAGAGCAAAACTGGTTTATTCTGGCAGAGACTGGGAGCACACTGGGCTCATCTTTggatcatactgggagtgactggaCTAATACTGGGAGTGACTGAGTGTCACAGTGAGCACACCCTGCACAGCATCCCCCATACTGGGCCtgactgggagcaactgggagcaAATGGCATCGTACTGGGACTCACTGAGTTGATTGAGGAAGCAACTGGAACCatgctggcaggcagctgggacCATGCTTGGAGAGACTGGAAGTAAGTGGGATTAtacttgtgaaaaatgcatattttgtgattggcttttcgcaaatattaaaattaataatataggtcttgtgttagaaagtaatgctgtattaatccTCTTAAGTAGTGggttaaatatagttttaggttattaaaaacatgttaaaatagaaactatgcttGGTAAGAGACTTTAAataaagaaaggacttgcagcgagatagcagccacaggacacctaaatctttcagagaaaaataatttattgctctcttatcagaagaaatgaacttcttcccacctcgaGGGCGCTGTtgggattcagaggaagaaggtGGCACTGACCAGAATCCCGTGtttaaatggaatttatgcatcatgtatgaagtgtatgaatatgcaacaggctattgcttttaaaggttaatcctttgttaacgggtgtcctttttagggcttgtgctgcccagaaaaaggtacccggactcCATAACACTTTGTatttgttgtctcatattgtcctaattcaaattgtccaaatttttattagtctaattgtattactattttttataaccattttattactattaaacttttaaaattttaaaaccaagtgattggcgtttttcacaattATGGTAGCAGAGGATGGTTACCAACACCTCGCTGCCGGTGCTTTAGGAGAGTCAGAGTGGGGAAGGTGCCCCCTGCCCTCTTCAGCAGCCTCGCTCTGTTTGCCCTGGGGTGACCGACAGACACAGGTTATGGTGGACAAAAGGAGACAATAAAACAAAGACAAGGGAAAAAGGCTCCCTACAACCACGGCAATTGGCCCCCTAAGAGTAGCAATGTACACGAAGAACTCgggaaggaaaagggattgGTAAGTATTTCTCGGGGGGGATGAATGTGAGTGAATGAGAGGCGGGCTGGTTGTGCCAGACCTGCCAAGTGAGTGCTGGAGTCTCCCACGCTGCGTTTCTGACTTTCCGCGGTAAGTGGCCAGTAAAGAGACAAAGTGAATGTTAAAAGGAGTGAGAGAATCCCCCGGGGTAACTGGGACTGGGTCTCAGAGAGGGGCTGGACCCCTCggaggaagggagcagaggagtTTCCTAGCCCAATCCACTAGGAAACGGGACAAAAGGGGCTCCTAGAAACCTGCTGGGTTGAGGGATAAGAGTGCCCAAGAGCATCCAGAATTAAAAACTGCTGGGTTGAGGGATTAATATTCCAAAAGCATTCAGGGTTAAGCAAAATTCTGCTGGATTGAGAATATGCTCAAGAGCATTGGGATTGGACAACACAGGTGGATTGAGGGATAAAAAAATGCCCaagtgttggggaagatgaaacaggaaagccttatcaatatgattgtctggcaaaagattttgacaatatagaaactataagcgagattgaaatgaaagcaagctttgagatccctcagttactgaacaactggaaaacaatggtgtggctggctgaaggtaatccccttttgatgaaacaattccctctgcttgcagacaggtccaagggtcagagcagatCCCtaccagcttggcagaaggggcccaaagaggagtttttagggtttaaaatgaaACCATCCAGCACCCCCAATCTCCCTCCCAGTCACACCCAGCATCCCCAAactccctcccagtgcccaccagGAACCCCccaaccccatcccaccctccccagcatcccccaaaccccttcccagcccttgcCCATCCCCCAGGGcctctcccagtcccagcccggctctctccagctccctcccagtggctcccagcacagcccagtggcTCTGCCAGCGCCCCCAGGGGCTCCCCCGTACCCCAGTGCcggctcaggggctgctccaggctgacGTGCTCCACCTGGCAGCTGTAGGTGAGCCCGCGCCGGGGCGGggtttccagcagcaccagcagctggtAGGTCCAGTCCCCGTTGGGGACCACGTCAGTGGCCACCACGTGCTCCGAgagctcctgctggccctggaacCACCTCacctggatggcagcagggtaGAAATCCATCACGGAGCAGAGCAGGCGGCCGGGGCCCGGCTGGGAGCTCGAGGGGGGCACCAGCGAGATGGACAcgctggggggcactgggagagggggagagagagagagagagagagagggagagagagagagagagaggggacacactgggatcgagagagagagagagagagagagagagagagagagggagagagagagagagaagagagagggagagagagagaagagagaggggACACACTGGGATCAGCTGGGGGGCcctgggagagagaggggagggctgggataggctggggaaggactgggagtgactgggaatAGACTGGGAGGGACTTGGGAGGGACTAGGAATGGACTGAgaatggactgggagggacagTGGTGGCACTGAGATAGGTGGGAGGGGATGGACGGGCACTGGGAGAGAGAATGGAGGTCTGGGAGTGAACTGGGACTGAACTTGGAATGGACTGGCAGTTGACTTGGGGGAGCTGGATGGGACTGTGAAAGACCGGGAGAGGCTGAGAGGTAATGGGAGGGATtttggtggcactgggaggaactgggaatgAAGTGCGCGGCACTGGGAGGCCGAGTCCGGGGCGAGGCACTCGGCCCTGCGCGTCTGCCTGGCAACAGATGAGTCATCAGAGAGACGCGCTCTGATTGGCTACAAAGCGTCAGCTTTACGCGTCGCTGAAATGGACGCGCGGcggggcactggggggcactgggatggactgggaggtCACTGGAATGGACAGGAGGCCCCGTAGATGGGCCCAAGgagggctgagggctctgggacGATTCCCAGGGAGGTTTTGAGAGGCTCCAGGGTCATTGACAGGGCAGGGCCCAGGGGACACGCTCTGCCCCGCGCTCATCTCGGCGCTCCGTGAGGAACGGGGTGGGATACTCGTAGTTTTACCAGCAGTACGCGTCCAACGAAGCCCGCATGTACTCCATCCACTCCGGTTTGCTATTCTTGTACCGGACCTATTTCTCCCCATAGCGGGTGAGCCCCACGTAGCGCCGCACGTCGTTGTCCAACATCGCGAACTGCACCCGGTTGTAGACAGACCTCTCCATGAACCTCACCTTCTCCGTGCCGTTAATGAAGTGACATTCGGACTGGAACACCCCTGTGACCGCAGAACTCAGGACCGGGGCTgcccccccagcacccccagagctccGGGGCCCACCCCGGATCCCCACTCCGCACCCTCTGTGCCCCACGGCCGCCACGGGACCCTCCTGCCCGCGCTGCCGCTTCCTCTTTGCCGCCCTTCGCCCACTTCCCCTTCCAcatcctctcccctcccacctCCGGCCGCTCTCAAATCACTTTTGGGgtcccattttccccattttcccacaAATCCCCCGATCTCCAGCCCCCTCGGGctcagttttggggtccccccctccccttttccccccttccccaccctctcccaccccccccctcccctcccccccatccctcagcccctcccgCTCTCCCTTTGGGGggtcccctcctcctccccctccattCCGGGCTCCCCCCTTCGCCgccttttcccccttctccccccctGTCCCAGCGCCTCCCACCCCCATTTTTGCAGAGCTTGCAGGGCCAAATGTCTCTGGCCATGTGTCCTGTAAGCAGCCCCCAGCTGGCAGAGCAATGGGCTGTGGGAATGGCCCTTGCTGAGCTCTGGTGTCCCATCCCAAGGCAGTTTGGCACAGCCCGGCTCCGTCGCTCCACAAAGACTCTCTCCGTGTTTGCTGTGGCCTCCTGCCACAGGCTCCTCCAGTTAAAGGCTGCAATGTCCCTTCAGGTGGCCATCAAGAAAATGAGTCTCAGAGGGCAGAACAGGGAACGAGCTGTGAATGAGATCCTGCTCCTAAAGGACAAGAGGAACCCCAACATTGTCAACTCTTTGGACAGGTGAGTGCTTCAGCTCTGATCC is a genomic window containing:
- the LOC118700763 gene encoding uncharacterized protein LOC118700763 codes for the protein MAPPRLALHLAPFRRLPIPLGHFRQRLSLGRFWAGTGASPGLLRHRSVPAGSPMSMENQKLLKALVAVVATLGKVAAAVTGSHRDVRQRVSPKFLHAALRRFTQSLRETLDHGDVTSLGHRGVPSLGQALAALGATLGTTWADVRATAKAWRELVAALRERWDQLHEEADELCKTSWDATPSWAKHMWLKATFRERPGDNLVATPWWLPVTLDRVEEDSAGATHDAQVAAATSEEEEPTSEAMDEAVVATSQVRAATWRGHWAVVALGPLKRLMDACDKAMEFTWDMQCQLEEIEDTLKWTEMFPNVLEALVADVAEFERLWEASTRLASHHLLPTLWDIHNLLLSPYAGPGGPGGLGGPVSRAVAKRCRKAIKDIPRLLQGQ
- the LOC129047040 gene encoding class II histocompatibility antigen, B-L beta chain-like, whose amino-acid sequence is MDFYPAAIQVRWFQGQQELSEHVVATDVVPNGDWTYQLLVLLETPPRRGLTYSCQVEHVSLEQPLSRHWGTGEPLGALAEPLGCAGSHWEGAGESRAGTGRGPGGWTLP